A window of the Butyricimonas faecalis genome harbors these coding sequences:
- the hcp gene encoding hydroxylamine reductase: protein MFCYQCQETAKGTGCTVRGVCGKTSDVANLQDLLLFVLKGIAHYRVQLRALDAVDHSADRFILDGLFMTITNANFDKQRFVEKIKEAIKLREQLKQTFLEKGGNPEKITFEGAFWTADTLEEMESKAGHVGVLSTENEDIRSLREMLTYGMKGMAAYTEHAHNLGHENPSIYEFIDRGLVATTLPLSADQLVQMVLECGKNGVDAMALLDKANTDTYGNPEITKVEIGVRKNPGILVSGHDLRDLYELLEQTEGTGVDVYTHSEMLPAHYYPAFKKYKHFAGNYGNSWWRQVYEFQHFNGPMLFTTNCIVPPHPDANYKDRVYTTGSTGFPGFKHIERKPGQPKDFSEIIEHAKRCPAPEAIESGSIIGGFAHNQVFALADKIVEAVKSGAIRKFFVMAGCDGRMKSREYYTEFARKLPKDTVILTAGCAKYRYNKLPLGDINGIPRVLDAGQCNDSYSLAVIALKLKEIFGVKDINELPIVYNIAWYEQKAVIVLLALLYLGVKNIHLGPTLPGFLSPNVAKVLVEKFGIAGITTVDDDLRFFLGN, encoded by the coding sequence ATGTTTTGTTATCAATGCCAAGAAACTGCAAAAGGAACCGGATGTACGGTCCGCGGCGTATGCGGAAAAACATCGGACGTTGCCAATTTACAAGATTTACTGCTATTCGTTCTGAAAGGTATCGCCCACTACCGGGTGCAACTCAGAGCCCTTGATGCCGTTGACCATTCGGCTGATCGCTTTATCCTCGACGGTTTGTTTATGACGATCACGAACGCGAACTTTGACAAGCAACGTTTCGTGGAAAAAATCAAAGAGGCCATCAAATTACGAGAACAGTTAAAACAAACTTTCCTTGAAAAAGGCGGGAATCCCGAAAAGATTACTTTCGAGGGAGCCTTTTGGACGGCCGACACGCTGGAAGAAATGGAATCGAAAGCCGGACACGTGGGAGTTCTCTCCACTGAAAACGAGGATATCCGTTCTTTAAGAGAGATGCTTACCTACGGGATGAAGGGGATGGCGGCTTACACGGAACACGCCCATAATTTAGGGCACGAGAACCCATCCATCTACGAATTTATTGACCGGGGGTTGGTAGCCACGACGCTTCCGCTGTCGGCCGATCAACTCGTGCAAATGGTATTGGAATGCGGTAAAAATGGTGTTGACGCCATGGCCCTGCTCGACAAAGCGAACACGGATACTTACGGGAACCCGGAAATCACGAAAGTAGAGATCGGTGTACGGAAAAATCCCGGTATCCTTGTCAGCGGTCACGACCTGCGGGACCTGTATGAACTTCTGGAACAAACGGAAGGCACGGGAGTGGACGTCTACACCCACAGCGAGATGCTTCCCGCCCACTACTATCCGGCATTCAAGAAATACAAACATTTCGCCGGGAATTACGGGAACTCCTGGTGGAGACAAGTGTATGAATTCCAACATTTCAACGGTCCGATGCTATTTACCACGAACTGTATCGTTCCCCCACATCCGGATGCAAATTACAAGGATCGGGTGTACACGACCGGATCGACAGGATTCCCCGGGTTCAAACATATCGAGCGCAAGCCCGGACAACCGAAAGATTTCAGTGAAATCATCGAACACGCTAAAAGATGCCCGGCACCGGAAGCCATCGAAAGCGGAAGTATTATCGGTGGATTTGCCCACAATCAAGTGTTTGCACTGGCAGACAAGATCGTGGAGGCCGTGAAGTCCGGGGCTATCCGCAAATTCTTCGTCATGGCCGGATGTGACGGTCGGATGAAAAGCCGGGAGTATTACACCGAGTTTGCCCGAAAACTCCCGAAAGACACGGTGATCCTTACCGCAGGATGTGCCAAGTACCGTTACAACAAACTACCCCTCGGGGATATTAACGGTATTCCGAGAGTACTGGATGCAGGACAATGTAACGATAGTTACTCTCTAGCGGTCATTGCCTTGAAACTGAAAGAGATTTTCGGGGTAAAAGACATTAATGAATTACCTATCGTTTACAATATCGCTTGGTATGAACAGAAAGCTGTCATCGTGTTGTTAGCCCTGCTCTATCTTGGCGTGAAAAACATCCACCTCGGACCGACTTTGCCCGGATTCCTTTCTCCCAACGTGGCGAAAGTGCTCGTGGAAAAATTCGGGATTGCCGGAATCACAACGGTGGATGATGATTTGAGATTCTTTTTGGGAAATTAA
- a CDS encoding Crp/Fnr family transcriptional regulator, whose amino-acid sequence MDIARLFDCPLCLGIPEREREQFLEGLDYSVKSYMKGDVVFRQGDVCRFLYILLEGEVEAEMTDDSGAMLRIETIRAPRALAPAFLFAEDNHFPVTATVLEKADVFIAAKESVFRQMGRYESFLRNFLSVNANRTTFLTGRLQFLSFKTIRGKLIHYILELASPDKKKVLLEKSQQELAEYFGVTRPALAKVLYELADEGMISVNRREIIILDREKMRGALN is encoded by the coding sequence ATGGATATAGCACGACTTTTCGATTGCCCTTTATGCCTGGGAATACCCGAACGGGAAAGGGAACAATTTTTAGAAGGATTGGATTATAGCGTGAAGAGCTACATGAAAGGAGACGTGGTTTTCCGGCAGGGCGACGTGTGCCGTTTCCTGTATATTTTGTTGGAAGGGGAAGTCGAGGCGGAAATGACGGATGATTCGGGAGCCATGTTGCGGATCGAGACCATTCGGGCACCGAGAGCGCTTGCCCCGGCATTCCTCTTTGCCGAGGACAATCATTTCCCGGTGACGGCAACCGTTTTGGAAAAGGCCGACGTGTTTATCGCCGCGAAAGAATCCGTGTTCCGACAGATGGGACGTTATGAAAGTTTCCTGCGTAATTTCCTGTCTGTAAACGCGAACCGGACAACTTTCCTCACCGGACGTTTGCAATTTCTGTCATTCAAAACAATTCGAGGAAAATTGATCCATTATATTCTGGAACTAGCCTCACCCGATAAGAAAAAAGTGTTGTTGGAAAAGTCACAGCAAGAATTGGCCGAGTATTTCGGGGTAACTCGTCCGGCACTGGCCAAAGTGTTGTACGAACTGGCTGACGAGGGAATGATTTCCGTGAATCGTCGGGAGATCATCATCCTGGATCGGGAGAAAATGCGGGGGGCCTTGAATTAA
- a CDS encoding TlpA disulfide reductase family protein, whose product MNKMTFIGLIGLTVVACQSNTEGYQIKGNIEGAGNGVAILTLPVGREEPTTGDTVKMKNGVFTFTGKLEAPSWISIQVCPDKEQPASLGFIGENNPLTLAGKWADVIDQYGYRNIPNVQVTGSLNEKVFQKISNIRQKLMQEPRFKEYAKVQAKLNELRNGEDKEAFYKYQAETEAITEQFNNEVQKQQKELILKNDTVESVAYYLNFLQNNMELAELEQVFNALSPKVQNSSFAEDVREEIAARIRVQPGMPAPDFTLETPDGTKLSLSDLRGKYVILDFWASWCRPCRASFPEMKKLYAEYHKKGVEILGITNDSRKDNWLKALEEDQLPWLQVIDEFPIRNRPAKIATLYAIPYLPTLMLIDPDGKIVGKAKDKHELKAWLDERLAKKK is encoded by the coding sequence ATGAACAAAATGACATTTATCGGATTAATCGGGCTTACGGTTGTAGCCTGTCAATCCAACACGGAGGGTTATCAAATCAAAGGCAACATTGAAGGTGCAGGGAATGGCGTTGCCATTCTGACACTCCCTGTCGGGAGAGAAGAACCCACAACGGGTGACACGGTAAAGATGAAAAACGGGGTCTTTACTTTCACGGGAAAATTAGAAGCTCCCTCCTGGATCAGTATTCAAGTTTGCCCGGATAAAGAGCAACCGGCATCCTTGGGTTTCATTGGAGAGAACAACCCGCTTACTCTTGCCGGTAAATGGGCTGACGTTATCGATCAATACGGCTACCGGAATATACCGAATGTTCAAGTGACAGGTTCACTAAATGAAAAAGTATTCCAGAAAATCAGTAACATTCGCCAAAAGTTGATGCAAGAACCTCGCTTTAAGGAATACGCAAAAGTTCAAGCTAAATTGAATGAACTCCGGAATGGGGAGGACAAAGAAGCCTTCTACAAATATCAAGCAGAAACCGAGGCGATCACCGAACAATTCAATAACGAGGTGCAGAAACAACAGAAAGAACTGATATTGAAAAACGATACGGTAGAATCAGTGGCATATTATCTAAACTTCCTTCAAAATAATATGGAACTGGCAGAGTTGGAACAGGTATTTAATGCCTTGTCGCCTAAAGTACAGAACAGTTCATTTGCTGAAGATGTTAGAGAAGAAATCGCTGCAAGAATTCGGGTGCAACCGGGTATGCCAGCTCCAGACTTCACGTTGGAAACGCCCGATGGAACGAAATTATCCTTGTCCGATTTGCGAGGGAAATACGTGATTTTGGATTTCTGGGCTTCTTGGTGTCGTCCTTGTAGAGCTTCTTTCCCTGAAATGAAAAAACTATACGCGGAATACCACAAAAAAGGAGTTGAAATACTCGGGATCACGAATGATAGCAGGAAAGACAACTGGCTGAAAGCGTTGGAAGAAGATCAACTTCCCTGGCTGCAAGTCATCGATGAATTCCCTATCCGCAATAGACCTGCCAAAATAGCTACTTTATACGCTATACCCTATTTGCCAACGCTCATGCTGATCGACCCCGATGGAAAAATCGTGGGAAAAGCAAAAGATAAGCACGAGTTGAAAGCTTGGCTGGATGAACGGTTGGCAAAAAAGAAGTAA
- a CDS encoding TlpA disulfide reductase family protein produces the protein MKKQILISIFILFLGVTTLHAQNNKFTIHGEIKGMTSGSLFFGYTDNHEKYLKKTIPVEHGKFKLEGMISEPTNVFLCLDSTINRMDDPNLTNFWIEATDMHLEITLGAFKQFKLSGSKTNDEEQELNRQQAPIREEMQPLTEAYMAEKDHEKAAAIREQFEPYNERMEVITDEFIRTHTDSYLSPHLMRFRLMSLPVDQVESAYNHWTERVKNSRSGKEIAEEIKKLKQGSPGSPAIMFSRKDINDKMFNLEELKGKKYVILDFWASWCIPCRKGNPHLKALHEKYAPLGLEIVCIASDDSSPDRWRQAVEQDGIGHFHHVLSGMKHTATGYDKSEDIGEWYGIHTLPTKILIDKNGNIIARYGGGGEPHENLDQKLIEIFGK, from the coding sequence ATGAAAAAACAAATTTTAATCTCAATTTTTATCCTATTCCTAGGTGTAACAACACTCCACGCACAAAACAACAAGTTCACAATCCATGGAGAAATTAAAGGAATGACTTCCGGAAGCCTCTTTTTCGGCTACACGGATAATCATGAAAAATACCTAAAAAAGACGATTCCGGTAGAACATGGGAAGTTTAAACTGGAAGGCATGATCTCCGAACCGACAAATGTCTTTTTATGTTTGGATTCCACGATCAATCGCATGGACGACCCCAATCTCACGAATTTTTGGATTGAAGCTACCGATATGCACTTGGAAATAACCCTTGGTGCATTCAAGCAATTCAAGCTCTCCGGCTCGAAGACAAACGACGAGGAGCAAGAGTTAAATCGTCAGCAAGCACCCATCAGGGAAGAGATGCAACCACTTACGGAGGCTTACATGGCAGAAAAAGATCATGAAAAGGCCGCTGCCATCCGCGAACAATTTGAACCTTACAATGAACGTATGGAGGTAATCACGGATGAGTTTATCCGAACCCATACAGACTCTTATTTATCCCCTCACCTCATGCGGTTCCGGTTGATGTCGTTACCTGTCGATCAAGTTGAAAGTGCTTACAATCATTGGACGGAACGAGTAAAAAACAGTCGTTCGGGTAAAGAGATTGCAGAAGAAATAAAAAAACTGAAACAAGGTTCTCCCGGTAGTCCCGCAATCATGTTCAGCCGGAAAGATATTAACGACAAAATGTTTAATCTTGAAGAACTGAAAGGCAAAAAATATGTCATTTTGGATTTCTGGGCCAGTTGGTGTATTCCCTGCCGCAAGGGTAACCCGCACTTGAAAGCCTTACACGAGAAATATGCCCCGCTGGGACTTGAAATCGTGTGCATCGCATCCGACGACTCTTCTCCTGACAGATGGCGTCAAGCTGTTGAACAAGATGGAATCGGACATTTCCATCACGTGTTAAGCGGGATGAAACACACGGCAACGGGATATGACAAAAGTGAGGATATCGGAGAATGGTACGGGATCCATACCCTACCAACCAAAATATTAATCGACAAAAACGGAAACATTATCGCCCGCTACGGCGGTGGTGGTGAACCTCATGAAAACTTGGATCAAAAACTAATTGAAATATTTGGAAAATGA
- a CDS encoding RagB/SusD family nutrient uptake outer membrane protein, translating into MKQAIIYILSFLGIISQMSCDDQLNALPTQSKVVGNVIVDQKSAEVALNGVYYRFAQGGDDRNTPSILWGYAQEITPAYLSGYITRTYGGSYDENAEVSSADYGVSGMWSYHYTLINAANGVITQMEPLPASMFTNERKAEIIAEAKLMRAFGHYNLLRYFTQFYDTKSEFGALLRDEFITPDNIAKQRSNVAATYALILEDLEEAIKNTPLENKNIYGNRWIAKALKSRVLIMRGETTDYEEVISLTSDIIEHGPYELEEHVRDIFQEKGLTSKEVMLGIQPLANQVKRHDTYLYNNSTEYKATPLFLELLKDDPREEWIIGKLNDKDTIYAITKYVGDKIEECYAMRLTEMYLLKAEAMVRGGKDIDEAKELLKTIMEHAGITDFTKLDAITDRDELLFEIYKETVKNLMFEDGIEWSALIRFPIETILKVKPAIREKNYIILPIPADEFEKNPTVGDQNPGYSKI; encoded by the coding sequence ATGAAACAAGCTATTATCTATATATTGTCTTTTCTGGGCATCATTTCACAAATGAGTTGCGACGACCAGTTGAATGCCCTACCGACACAATCAAAAGTTGTCGGGAACGTGATTGTGGATCAAAAAAGTGCGGAAGTAGCGTTGAATGGCGTGTACTACCGTTTTGCACAAGGAGGGGATGATCGGAATACACCCAGTATATTATGGGGTTATGCCCAAGAAATAACTCCTGCCTATCTTTCAGGTTATATCACCCGGACGTATGGAGGTTCTTATGATGAAAATGCAGAAGTATCGTCAGCAGATTATGGTGTTAGTGGTATGTGGAGCTATCATTATACTTTAATTAATGCAGCAAACGGGGTAATCACTCAAATGGAACCCCTTCCCGCCAGTATGTTTACTAACGAACGGAAAGCAGAAATTATCGCCGAAGCTAAATTAATGCGGGCTTTCGGGCATTATAATCTACTTCGGTATTTCACGCAGTTTTATGACACGAAAAGCGAGTTCGGTGCACTATTACGGGATGAATTTATCACTCCCGACAATATCGCCAAGCAAAGAAGCAACGTGGCTGCAACTTATGCATTGATCTTGGAGGATTTGGAAGAAGCCATCAAGAACACCCCGCTGGAAAACAAAAACATCTATGGAAACCGTTGGATCGCAAAAGCATTAAAATCCAGAGTGTTAATCATGCGGGGAGAAACGACTGATTACGAAGAGGTGATCTCGCTAACGAGCGATATCATCGAGCATGGCCCCTATGAACTGGAAGAACACGTACGGGATATTTTTCAAGAAAAAGGTTTGACAAGCAAAGAAGTCATGTTGGGAATTCAACCTTTGGCTAATCAAGTCAAACGCCACGATACTTATTTGTACAACAACAGCACCGAATACAAGGCCACCCCTTTATTCTTGGAATTATTAAAAGATGACCCGCGGGAAGAGTGGATCATCGGCAAGTTGAACGACAAGGACACTATTTATGCCATTACAAAATATGTCGGGGATAAGATCGAGGAGTGTTACGCCATGCGTTTGACCGAAATGTATTTGCTAAAAGCCGAAGCCATGGTTCGCGGAGGAAAAGATATCGACGAGGCAAAAGAGCTTTTGAAAACCATCATGGAACATGCGGGGATAACAGATTTCACGAAACTTGATGCTATTACAGACCGGGATGAACTACTATTCGAGATTTACAAAGAAACGGTAAAGAATCTCATGTTCGAAGATGGTATCGAGTGGAGTGCGCTGATCCGTTTCCCGATAGAAACCATTTTGAAAGTGAAACCTGCCATACGAGAGAAAAATTACATCATACTCCCCATCCCTGCAGATGAATTTGAAAAAAATCCTACAGTTGGGGATCAAAATCCGGGATACAGTAAGATTTAA
- a CDS encoding TonB-dependent receptor, which yields MKKSRKHLSLNRKSVVKSYRITKLAFIMIMGFTLASFAEGRAQTERINFKADRIPAEMVIRQLKELTHYRFLYNHEEIRQLPAKQIELKDATIEEVLQVFLAGSKLSYMIEDDVIIISPKLKSQTSQQVKAIRITGKVRDEQKQNLPGVTIQVKGTEFGAATDANGAYHLSIPNNIGQKFTLVFSFVGMQTQEVAYAGKDTIDVVLRENVKAVDEVVVVGYGTTKQKDFTGSVSSVKTREIRDVPFISVDDALAGKASGVSVVKADGSPGGAVRIRIRGGASLLGTNDPLYVIDGIPTVVSDNYINGQSDITNPLEAANYGEDFNNSVEGAFARGLNNLSGLNIADIESIDILKDASATAIYGSKAANGVVIITTKKGRKDSKPQVSLNYYIGFTNPIKEKVLNAEQYKSALKDAAQRFLTARKEAGKEMSGSQVEKAQRIVDDPNFFGDADTDWLDLVLRTGTSQNVDVSVSGGGVNSRYYTSLSYTGQDGTLIGTDFMRISGKISLDSDISNYFRVYTNLNFGYTKNNITNGIYGQALTAPPTISPYNEDGTYAALGDLNNDYRGYQNPLAVAAGTNRAKTYSFMGSVAGEVTFLKDFKFKSTVSINYNTYNQLNYVPSFVEVGGFYGREDSEGGMGTQAQSTTTDVFFENTLTYNKEFNDDHRLNVLAGTSWEDHRKDFFSASGRGYPDDDYLNNLSSAATASKVRGSNPESRTSLLSFYLRANYVWKDRYLFTFTGRADASSKFAPENQYGFFPSGAVAWRISEENFLNMAEWIDEIKIRASMGKTGTQSIGDHMWRTLYSPVSYGDKNALIPTQLGNEKIKWESTVQKDLGLDFSFMRGRLGGTFGYYHKVTDGTLLNMTPAPSSSYSTVVFNIAKIRNQGLEFDIHGDFIRKKGFRWTGSLNISRNVSKVLDVNGGPFSDPNNRDALNLGTSIVKEGEPLGLLYGRVATGIIKTQAQLDAARKAFPYWTSFDPYLNLGDIAYEYEDGFWKQDIIGQATPDFFGGYTNTITWKGFTLTALFTFSYGNDLIYQKDVSDSGMSSLANRSTRVLNHYSETNTSSNLPRSMWGTTYMLSSLNVYDASYLKLKTLSLSYNLPESLCKKIRIKSASVYGTATNVFTITSYPGPDPEVSDDPTSVIGGGRDVSTYPTVKSYTFGIRINF from the coding sequence ATGAAAAAAAGCAGAAAACACTTGTCACTTAACAGGAAAAGTGTTGTCAAAAGTTACAGAATCACGAAACTAGCATTTATCATGATCATGGGATTCACCCTAGCCTCATTCGCGGAAGGAAGGGCCCAAACGGAAAGGATTAATTTCAAAGCTGACCGGATTCCGGCAGAGATGGTGATCCGGCAATTAAAAGAACTCACCCATTACCGGTTTCTTTACAATCACGAAGAAATCCGTCAATTACCGGCAAAGCAGATTGAATTGAAGGATGCCACGATCGAAGAAGTACTGCAAGTCTTTTTAGCCGGATCGAAACTATCCTACATGATTGAAGATGACGTGATTATCATCTCTCCCAAATTAAAAAGCCAAACATCACAACAAGTGAAAGCGATTCGAATCACGGGTAAAGTGCGGGACGAGCAAAAACAAAACCTGCCCGGGGTGACCATCCAGGTAAAAGGCACGGAATTCGGTGCCGCCACGGACGCAAATGGCGCCTACCATCTTTCCATCCCGAATAATATCGGTCAAAAGTTCACACTCGTATTCTCGTTCGTCGGCATGCAGACACAGGAAGTTGCCTACGCGGGTAAAGATACGATTGACGTGGTTTTGCGGGAGAACGTGAAAGCGGTTGACGAGGTGGTTGTCGTGGGGTATGGAACCACCAAACAGAAAGACTTTACCGGATCAGTTTCATCCGTGAAAACAAGGGAAATCAGGGATGTACCGTTCATCAGCGTGGACGACGCGTTGGCCGGCAAAGCTTCCGGGGTATCCGTGGTGAAAGCGGACGGTTCTCCCGGTGGTGCCGTTCGTATCCGCATCCGCGGTGGAGCTTCGTTGTTGGGAACGAATGATCCGCTGTACGTGATTGACGGTATACCGACCGTGGTTTCAGATAACTATATCAACGGGCAATCGGATATTACCAATCCGCTGGAAGCAGCCAACTACGGGGAGGATTTCAACAACAGCGTGGAAGGTGCATTCGCACGGGGATTGAATAACTTATCCGGCTTGAACATTGCCGATATCGAGAGTATCGATATATTAAAAGATGCCTCGGCAACTGCCATCTACGGGTCGAAAGCAGCTAACGGGGTCGTGATTATTACCACTAAAAAAGGCCGGAAAGACAGTAAGCCTCAAGTGAGTTTAAATTACTACATCGGCTTCACCAACCCGATAAAAGAAAAAGTTCTGAATGCCGAGCAATATAAATCAGCTTTAAAAGATGCCGCCCAAAGATTCCTTACCGCACGGAAAGAGGCAGGTAAAGAAATGAGCGGTAGCCAGGTAGAAAAGGCACAACGCATCGTGGATGACCCCAACTTTTTCGGGGACGCCGATACGGATTGGCTGGACTTGGTTTTGCGCACGGGGACATCCCAGAATGTAGACGTTTCAGTCTCCGGAGGAGGGGTAAATTCACGCTATTATACTTCTCTCTCGTACACGGGACAAGACGGAACCTTGATAGGAACCGACTTTATGAGGATTTCCGGGAAAATCAGCCTGGATAGCGATATCTCCAATTATTTCAGGGTGTACACGAACTTGAATTTCGGATACACGAAAAACAACATCACGAACGGGATATACGGACAGGCGTTAACCGCTCCCCCGACCATCTCTCCCTATAACGAAGACGGGACATACGCTGCCCTAGGAGACTTGAACAACGACTACCGGGGTTATCAAAACCCATTGGCCGTGGCAGCCGGAACGAACCGGGCGAAAACCTATTCTTTCATGGGGTCGGTAGCGGGAGAGGTCACGTTCTTAAAGGATTTTAAATTCAAAAGCACGGTATCGATCAACTACAACACCTATAATCAATTAAATTACGTGCCGAGTTTCGTTGAAGTCGGGGGATTCTACGGTCGGGAAGATTCCGAAGGAGGTATGGGCACGCAGGCGCAATCGACAACCACGGATGTTTTCTTTGAAAACACGCTGACTTATAATAAAGAGTTCAATGATGATCACCGCCTGAACGTGCTGGCCGGAACTTCATGGGAAGACCATAGAAAAGATTTCTTCTCTGCCAGCGGGCGCGGGTACCCGGATGACGACTACTTGAACAATTTAAGCTCGGCCGCCACGGCAAGTAAAGTACGAGGTTCAAACCCGGAAAGCCGCACTTCATTGTTATCCTTCTACCTCAGGGCCAATTACGTGTGGAAGGACCGCTACCTGTTTACCTTCACGGGACGTGCCGATGCCTCCTCGAAGTTCGCACCGGAAAATCAATACGGTTTCTTCCCTTCCGGAGCTGTCGCCTGGCGTATTTCCGAAGAGAACTTTCTGAACATGGCAGAATGGATTGACGAAATCAAGATTCGAGCAAGTATGGGTAAAACCGGAACGCAAAGTATCGGCGATCACATGTGGCGCACGCTTTACAGTCCGGTATCTTACGGGGACAAAAATGCTTTAATTCCCACCCAGCTTGGAAACGAAAAGATCAAATGGGAATCCACGGTACAAAAAGATCTTGGATTAGATTTCTCTTTTATGCGCGGACGTTTGGGTGGAACTTTCGGTTATTATCACAAGGTAACAGATGGCACCCTGCTAAATATGACTCCAGCTCCTAGTAGTTCATATTCGACCGTTGTTTTTAACATTGCCAAAATACGGAATCAAGGATTAGAGTTCGACATTCACGGGGATTTCATTCGTAAAAAAGGGTTCCGTTGGACGGGAAGCCTGAACATTTCCCGTAATGTATCCAAAGTACTGGATGTAAACGGGGGACCGTTCTCCGATCCCAATAACCGGGATGCGTTAAACCTAGGCACTAGCATCGTAAAAGAAGGTGAACCTTTGGGATTGCTTTACGGAAGGGTTGCCACGGGTATTATAAAAACACAAGCACAATTAGATGCTGCAAGAAAAGCATTCCCCTATTGGACAAGTTTTGACCCCTATTTAAACCTAGGAGACATCGCTTACGAATACGAAGATGGTTTCTGGAAACAAGACATCATCGGCCAAGCTACTCCGGATTTCTTCGGAGGATACACGAATACGATCACATGGAAAGGATTCACTCTGACAGCCTTGTTCACATTCTCGTACGGGAACGATTTAATTTATCAAAAAGACGTGAGCGATTCCGGTATGTCAAGTTTGGCCAACCGAAGTACACGGGTGTTAAATCATTACAGTGAAACGAACACTTCTTCTAATTTACCAAGGAGTATGTGGGGAACTACCTATATGCTAAGTAGTTTAAATGTTTACGACGCTTCTTATCTGAAATTAAAAACCCTTTCGTTAAGTTACAACCTACCGGAAAGCCTCTGCAAGAAAATTAGGATCAAATCTGCTTCCGTGTACGGGACGGCCACCAATGTCTTTACAATCACGTCCTACCCGGGTCCGGATCCGGAAGTCAGCGATGACCCGACCAGCGTTATCGGTGGAGGACGGGATGTCAGCACGTATCCCACGGTGAAATCATACACTTTTGGAATAAGAATTAACTTCTAA
- a CDS encoding FecR family protein produces MGTQIEETIKRAIQIGNYLTGKGDGKESPVSLSEKGEEPSDEKIVREVLSKQNVENCLEQYQRLNAGLEQDWKKWQATRKRHVRVIRYRVISVAATIALLLAIGFYWFYSGKTSTLPVRAAQIQAGSFKATLYTGDNKVIEIKENMQAVLSQDSSAVVNHNELKHTETTGMPITNTLVIPKGGEFAIVLADGTKIWLNADTRLKYPTFFSGDTREVELEGEAYFEVQHDEKMPFIVKTSKSDIRVYGTSFNVKAYPDDSYQKTTLEEGSIGLRVNDQEFKLVPNQQAVLNTANEVNIIKINARQQSVWRHGRFLFDNENLEDIMAQLARWYDVNIFFTGAKVKNLHFSGEIDRYEDIERVLHMIELTTNISFTINGKTITITLE; encoded by the coding sequence ATGGGAACACAAATTGAAGAAACGATAAAACGAGCGATCCAGATCGGGAACTACCTCACGGGAAAAGGCGACGGGAAGGAAAGTCCGGTTTCATTGTCCGAAAAAGGTGAAGAGCCAAGCGATGAGAAAATCGTGCGGGAAGTTTTATCAAAGCAAAATGTGGAAAACTGTTTGGAACAATACCAGCGTCTGAATGCCGGATTAGAACAGGACTGGAAAAAATGGCAAGCAACCCGAAAGCGTCATGTCCGGGTGATTCGCTACCGGGTAATAAGTGTTGCTGCCACGATAGCCCTATTGCTAGCTATCGGATTTTACTGGTTTTATTCCGGAAAGACTTCCACGCTTCCTGTCCGCGCGGCTCAAATTCAAGCCGGAAGTTTCAAGGCAACGCTGTACACCGGTGACAACAAGGTGATCGAGATCAAGGAAAACATGCAAGCCGTGTTATCACAAGACTCCTCCGCGGTGGTAAATCACAATGAATTAAAACATACCGAAACTACCGGGATGCCGATAACCAACACGCTTGTCATTCCCAAAGGCGGAGAATTTGCCATCGTACTGGCTGATGGAACTAAAATCTGGCTGAACGCGGATACCCGTTTAAAATACCCGACTTTTTTCTCCGGCGATACGCGGGAGGTCGAGCTGGAAGGAGAAGCCTATTTCGAGGTACAACACGACGAGAAGATGCCTTTCATCGTGAAAACTTCCAAATCGGATATCCGGGTCTACGGAACCTCCTTTAACGTGAAAGCTTACCCGGACGATTCATACCAAAAAACGACGCTTGAAGAAGGCTCGATCGGGTTACGGGTAAACGACCAAGAGTTCAAGTTGGTTCCCAATCAACAAGCCGTGTTGAACACCGCGAACGAAGTAAACATTATAAAAATAAACGCCCGCCAACAAAGCGTGTGGCGTCACGGACGATTTCTTTTCGACAATGAAAACCTGGAAGATATCATGGCCCAACTGGCTCGCTGGTATGATGTAAATATTTTCTTCACAGGAGCGAAAGTCAAGAACTTGCATTTCAGTGGCGAAATAGACCGCTACGAAGATATCGAGAGAGTGTTGCACATGATTGAATTAACAACAAATATATCCTTCACTATCAACGGAAAAACAATAACGATCACGCTGGAATAA